In Rhodobacteraceae bacterium LMO-JJ12, a single window of DNA contains:
- the tssH gene encoding type VI secretion system ATPase TssH has protein sequence MTARGSQETVKRKELVGKLNPTCLKAFSAAAQAAKARGNPYVELVHFITALADAERSDFAILLESAGVERAQFDGELVRAIDALPHGAGSVEEFSDHIFRAIREAWSYGSLEFGEDQVRSAYILLGCLQVPVLEGLLYKMSLEFDKIDPKSMAAQLDDLLVQSLERTFDETDSPQAKKAPGGQSALAQYATNLTQRARDGKIDPIVGRDAEIRQIVDILLRRKQNNPILTGEAGVGKTAVVEGFAQRLARGDVPPQLRNVELQLLDIGLMQAGASVKGEFEKRLKAVIEEVQSSDIPIILFIDEAHTLIGAGGAAGTGDAANLLKPPLARGELRTIAATTWAEFKQHIEPDPALTRRFQVVKVEEPSEDKAILMCRGIAGVLEKHHKVELLDESIEAAVKLSHRYIPSRQLPDKAISLLDTACARVAVSQHSTPAEVEDIERRLSALEIEQGIIEREEAIGIDVTERKSDVEAAIQTAQIALEAANLRWEAEKELVGEILDLRAKLRGIGHAIDETTAVGDAPLETVEEEVSEDAASNDVADSETEPEIEEEPFDRDAALGTLRERMAQLLEHQGETPLILPAVDKQAVASVVQDWTGIPMGRMLASQTERALSLAGTLAERVVGQDHAMEMIANRIQTAAAGLKPPEKPVGVFLLCGPSGVGKTETALALAEQMFGGEDNIISINMSEFQEAHTVSTLKGAPPGYVGYGKGGILTEAVRRRPYSVVLLDEVEKAHPDVHEIFFQVFDKGMMDDSEGRRIDFKNTLILMTSNVGSDEIMAMTDDGAKHADQEELNAALRAPLLKEFPAALLGRVVTIPYYPLSDIMIQTIATHKLRSIAKRLVEGHGAELEIGEGAIELIKARCTEIESGGRMIDAILTNTLLPEMSRRILNYQLGGGELTKVTIKGGDEGFEYEFA, from the coding sequence ATGACCGCACGTGGCTCGCAGGAGACCGTCAAGCGCAAGGAGTTGGTGGGAAAACTCAATCCGACCTGTTTGAAGGCATTCTCTGCCGCAGCCCAGGCCGCCAAGGCGCGTGGCAACCCCTATGTGGAGCTTGTGCATTTCATCACCGCGCTGGCCGATGCGGAACGTTCGGATTTTGCAATACTGCTGGAATCGGCGGGGGTTGAACGGGCGCAGTTTGATGGCGAACTGGTCAGAGCCATCGACGCATTGCCGCATGGTGCGGGGTCGGTCGAAGAGTTTTCAGATCATATATTTCGCGCCATTCGGGAAGCCTGGAGCTATGGGTCGCTTGAGTTTGGAGAGGATCAGGTGCGATCGGCCTATATCCTTTTGGGTTGCCTTCAGGTGCCGGTGCTTGAGGGGCTGCTATATAAAATGAGCCTTGAGTTCGACAAGATTGATCCCAAGTCGATGGCGGCGCAGCTTGATGACTTGCTGGTGCAATCTCTTGAGCGAACGTTTGATGAGACGGATAGCCCGCAGGCGAAGAAAGCGCCCGGTGGGCAATCGGCCCTGGCGCAATATGCCACCAATTTGACGCAGCGTGCGCGGGATGGGAAAATTGACCCGATTGTCGGGCGCGATGCAGAGATCCGCCAGATTGTGGATATCCTGCTGCGGCGCAAGCAGAACAACCCGATTTTGACCGGCGAGGCGGGGGTCGGGAAGACCGCCGTAGTGGAAGGTTTTGCCCAGAGGCTTGCGCGGGGTGATGTGCCGCCGCAACTGCGTAATGTTGAGCTACAACTGCTCGATATTGGGTTGATGCAGGCCGGGGCCTCGGTGAAAGGTGAATTCGAAAAGCGATTGAAGGCGGTGATTGAGGAGGTTCAAAGTTCGGACATTCCGATCATCTTGTTCATCGACGAGGCGCATACGTTGATTGGAGCGGGCGGGGCTGCGGGTACTGGTGACGCTGCCAACCTGCTTAAACCGCCGCTGGCACGCGGAGAGTTGCGCACCATCGCGGCCACCACTTGGGCCGAATTCAAGCAGCATATCGAGCCTGATCCGGCCCTGACCCGCCGCTTTCAGGTGGTGAAGGTTGAGGAGCCATCCGAGGACAAGGCAATTTTGATGTGTCGCGGCATCGCCGGGGTTCTGGAAAAACACCATAAAGTCGAACTTCTTGATGAGTCCATCGAGGCGGCTGTGAAGCTATCGCATCGTTATATCCCGTCACGGCAATTGCCGGATAAGGCGATCAGCCTTTTGGATACTGCCTGTGCGCGCGTCGCCGTTTCGCAGCATTCCACGCCAGCGGAAGTGGAAGACATTGAACGGCGGCTTTCCGCGCTTGAGATCGAGCAAGGTATCATTGAGCGCGAAGAGGCCATTGGAATCGATGTGACGGAGCGCAAGAGCGACGTCGAAGCCGCTATCCAAACGGCGCAGATTGCGCTTGAAGCAGCGAATTTGCGGTGGGAGGCGGAGAAAGAGTTGGTTGGCGAAATTCTTGACCTGCGCGCGAAATTGCGTGGTATCGGACATGCCATCGACGAAACGACGGCTGTGGGCGATGCACCTCTGGAAACTGTTGAGGAAGAGGTCTCCGAAGACGCCGCGAGCAATGATGTGGCCGATTCCGAGACCGAGCCAGAGATTGAAGAAGAGCCATTTGATCGCGATGCGGCGCTGGGCACTTTGCGTGAACGGATGGCGCAATTGCTTGAGCATCAGGGCGAGACGCCGTTGATCCTGCCTGCGGTCGACAAGCAAGCGGTGGCGTCGGTTGTTCAGGATTGGACGGGTATTCCGATGGGTCGGATGCTGGCCAGCCAGACAGAGCGCGCGCTTTCACTGGCGGGCACATTGGCGGAACGCGTCGTTGGTCAGGACCATGCGATGGAGATGATTGCCAACCGCATCCAGACCGCTGCGGCCGGGCTCAAACCGCCGGAAAAGCCGGTAGGGGTGTTTCTGCTTTGTGGCCCCTCGGGCGTGGGAAAGACCGAGACGGCGCTGGCGTTGGCTGAACAGATGTTTGGCGGCGAAGACAACATCATCTCGATCAATATGAGCGAATTTCAGGAAGCGCATACCGTCTCGACGCTTAAAGGCGCGCCTCCGGGATATGTTGGCTATGGCAAGGGCGGTATTCTGACCGAAGCGGTGCGTCGACGCCCCTATTCGGTAGTGCTTCTGGATGAAGTGGAAAAGGCGCATCCCGATGTGCATGAGATCTTCTTTCAAGTGTTCGACAAGGGCATGATGGACGATAGTGAAGGCCGCAGGATTGATTTCAAGAACACGCTTATTCTGATGACGTCAAATGTGGGGTCGGATGAGATCATGGCGATGACCGATGACGGCGCCAAACATGCCGATCAGGAGGAATTGAATGCAGCCCTTCGCGCGCCGCTTCTCAAGGAATTTCCCGCAGCCTTGTTGGGACGGGTGGTGACGATCCCTTATTATCCGCTGTCGGATATTATGATCCAGACGATTGCCACTCACAAGTTGCGCTCGATCGCGAAACGGCTGGTTGAGGGGCATGGCGCGGAATTGGAGATCGGCGAGGGGGCTATCGAATTGATCAAAGCGCGCTGCACCGAGATCGAATCTGGCGGCAGAATGATTGATGCAATCCTGACCAACACGCTGCTTCCTGAGATGAGCCGTCGCATCCTGAATTATCAGCTGGGTGGTGGTGAACTCACCAAGGTTACGATCAAAGGCGGCGACGAAGGGTTTGAATACGAATTCGCTTGA
- a CDS encoding 3-oxoacyl-ACP synthase — protein sequence MSNGVNILSAGMVTAVGLDRAASCAAMRGNIDGFQETRFLGHGGDWLIGASVPLPRNWIGEKRLAHLAAGSIVDALEGHWATLGRLLLVLCLSEPERPGRPIRNVEKFAANVRSYSGLAEATRTLVAEHGRPSGFVALDRARAAMADDRADHVLIVGVDTMLTGPSISHYNRIGRLLTSDNSNGFLPGEASAAILCAAGKPTHFSLSGLGLAAEDAFMLNGKDEEGADLPLRGDGMTSAYKRAMDQAGVTLAGIEYRLSDLIGEAYFFKQTALAALRLERGRSAFQDIWSPAETLGNVGAAVVPLMIGWALEAFEKGYDPGSPLLIEASGDNGACGAAVFHTARKRAA from the coding sequence ATGAGCAACGGGGTAAATATCCTTTCTGCTGGGATGGTTACGGCTGTCGGGCTTGATCGTGCTGCTTCGTGTGCTGCCATGCGGGGCAATATTGATGGCTTTCAGGAAACCCGCTTTTTGGGCCATGGCGGAGATTGGCTTATCGGTGCATCGGTGCCTTTGCCGCGCAATTGGATTGGTGAAAAACGCTTGGCGCATCTTGCTGCCGGTTCGATTGTGGATGCGCTTGAAGGGCATTGGGCAACGTTGGGCCGTCTGCTTTTGGTGCTTTGTTTGTCGGAGCCCGAACGCCCGGGGCGCCCGATACGTAATGTTGAAAAATTCGCGGCGAATGTGCGGTCTTATTCCGGGCTTGCGGAGGCGACGCGCACCCTTGTTGCCGAGCATGGCCGCCCGTCCGGGTTTGTCGCACTTGACCGCGCACGCGCGGCGATGGCTGATGACCGTGCCGATCATGTTTTGATTGTGGGCGTTGATACCATGCTTACCGGTCCCTCGATTTCGCATTACAATCGCATTGGGCGCCTGCTTACCTCTGACAATTCCAACGGTTTTTTGCCTGGTGAAGCCTCTGCCGCTATTCTTTGCGCCGCAGGTAAACCGACGCATTTCTCGCTTTCCGGTCTGGGGCTGGCTGCGGAAGATGCATTCATGCTGAACGGCAAGGATGAAGAGGGGGCTGATCTGCCGCTGCGCGGGGATGGGATGACTTCGGCTTATAAGCGCGCGATGGATCAGGCCGGAGTGACCTTGGCCGGGATCGAATACCGTCTTTCCGATCTGATCGGTGAAGCCTACTTTTTCAAGCAGACCGCACTTGCCGCGTTGCGACTTGAACGAGGGCGCTCTGCTTTTCAGGATATTTGGAGCCCGGCAGAGACGCTGGGAAATGTTGGTGCCGCCGTTGTGCCTTTGATGATTGGCTGGGCGCTTGAAGCTTTCGAAAAAGGCTATGACCCCGGAAGCCCGTTATTGATCGAAGCGTCGGGCGACAACGGCGCCTGTGGTGCGGCGGTTTTCCACACGGCACGAAAGAGGGCTGCATAA
- a CDS encoding DUF2169 domain-containing protein, whose protein sequence is MQVFNRTPYIWFPTMGMDVAGREFLVLVIKGSFAFPDHSDGVPKPLSTQTPFVTADTFTGEPGYSATRWETDFAFRKQACDVVVQGAAYAPGSKPVEMAQVGLRVGQWSKRFHVVGHREWVVVGPSISASRPQPFTRQPFSYDTAFGGVDRLNPDVPNPPAYAENPAGRGYASPKNQSRLPGAPLPNTEEIGDPVTSPYGSYRPMALGPVTRGVPRRLKYGGTYDKNWEDNIFPFLPPDFDERYYQQVGEDQQIAAPQPGTEVVLLNLTPNGREGFRLPDTRLPIRIFRSRDTALEKTLVPDSLLIDAEKRRFSLTWRAEVPILRHLTEFRQAWIGAPSRGLMLARRSGKTYVGRESVRADLDPVE, encoded by the coding sequence ATGCAGGTTTTCAATCGCACACCTTACATTTGGTTTCCGACGATGGGAATGGATGTGGCTGGCCGCGAATTTCTAGTCTTGGTTATCAAGGGAAGCTTTGCTTTTCCCGATCATTCCGACGGCGTGCCCAAACCGCTATCGACGCAGACACCTTTTGTGACGGCGGATACCTTTACCGGTGAGCCGGGCTATTCCGCGACCCGGTGGGAGACCGATTTTGCCTTTCGAAAGCAGGCTTGTGATGTGGTGGTGCAAGGGGCGGCCTATGCGCCGGGCAGCAAGCCGGTTGAGATGGCGCAGGTTGGTTTGCGTGTTGGACAATGGTCGAAACGCTTTCATGTGGTGGGGCATCGTGAATGGGTTGTGGTGGGTCCAAGCATTTCGGCCAGTCGCCCACAACCGTTCACGCGCCAGCCCTTTAGTTATGACACTGCGTTTGGGGGTGTTGATCGGTTAAACCCGGACGTTCCCAATCCCCCCGCATATGCAGAAAACCCGGCCGGGCGCGGGTATGCTTCGCCCAAGAACCAATCGCGGCTGCCCGGCGCGCCCCTGCCCAATACCGAGGAAATTGGCGACCCTGTGACGTCGCCCTATGGAAGCTATCGGCCGATGGCGTTGGGACCGGTCACGCGCGGCGTGCCACGACGGCTGAAATATGGCGGAACGTATGACAAGAATTGGGAGGACAATATCTTTCCGTTCCTGCCGCCAGATTTTGACGAGCGGTATTATCAGCAAGTCGGTGAAGACCAGCAGATCGCCGCACCTCAGCCCGGCACGGAGGTGGTGTTATTGAACCTGACACCGAATGGCCGTGAGGGGTTTCGCTTGCCAGACACGCGCTTGCCGATACGCATTTTTCGCAGTCGCGATACCGCTCTGGAAAAGACGCTTGTGCCGGATAGTTTGTTGATTGACGCTGAGAAGCGCCGTTTCTCGCTGACCTGGCGTGCGGAGGTTCCGATTTTGCGCCACTTGACCGAATTCCGTCAGGCTTGGATCGGGGCACCTTCGCGTGGTCTTATGTTGGCACGGCGGTCGGGGAAAACCTATGTCGGACGGGAAAGTGTGCGCGCTGATCTGGACCCGGTTGAATGA
- a CDS encoding DUF4150 domain-containing protein, which yields MGGVFANGLEISGKSVQAQTIAAFPDVCMTPPENPATPPGVPVPYPNFAMASDTEKGTGKVKIKNKEVNLKNKSDMKRTSGDEAGCAAKKGVITSKNMGKSYFNAWSPDVKFEGKPVVRMSDITTNNHASPVGNTPPWPHIASMNVAGGDCEAIYAELGGHAHKDNPCNASETGRWSEHTIRAATLQRKRSTTTCPSWPKYDDQQAPCICMNSRRINKRSDEPSLKGMPHDKKTKSVKSFLNKCRVGCMSPSGSISSCKKKCVVPTAGEMLKVSVDATSENHSRIKKKSEKEQEQMGECLTLINMAYMAGVDEKDTEAEAKKKMDDAKKKPVCTKGVCKATKAATCHGCGT from the coding sequence ATGGGCGGTGTGTTTGCGAACGGATTGGAAATTTCCGGGAAATCGGTGCAGGCCCAGACGATTGCGGCGTTTCCCGATGTCTGCATGACGCCCCCGGAAAACCCGGCGACGCCACCAGGCGTGCCCGTGCCATATCCGAATTTTGCCATGGCAAGCGATACCGAAAAAGGCACCGGTAAGGTCAAGATCAAGAATAAAGAGGTCAATCTCAAGAACAAGTCCGACATGAAGCGCACCTCGGGCGATGAGGCGGGATGTGCCGCCAAGAAGGGCGTGATCACTTCAAAAAACATGGGCAAAAGCTATTTCAACGCCTGGTCGCCGGATGTGAAGTTTGAGGGTAAGCCGGTCGTGCGGATGTCGGATATCACCACGAACAACCACGCTTCGCCGGTTGGGAATACGCCGCCTTGGCCGCATATCGCTTCGATGAATGTGGCAGGTGGTGATTGCGAGGCGATTTATGCCGAGCTTGGCGGTCATGCGCACAAGGACAATCCCTGTAATGCCTCGGAAACGGGGCGATGGTCTGAACACACGATCCGAGCAGCCACATTGCAACGCAAGCGCAGCACGACTACTTGCCCGAGTTGGCCAAAATACGACGATCAGCAAGCCCCCTGCATCTGCATGAATTCACGCCGGATCAACAAGCGGTCTGACGAGCCGTCGCTCAAAGGGATGCCGCATGACAAAAAGACAAAATCAGTCAAAAGTTTCCTGAACAAATGCAGGGTAGGCTGTATGTCGCCCTCGGGAAGCATTTCGTCATGTAAGAAAAAATGTGTCGTGCCAACAGCCGGAGAAATGTTGAAAGTCTCGGTCGATGCGACCTCTGAAAACCACTCTCGCATAAAGAAAAAGAGCGAAAAAGAGCAAGAGCAGATGGGCGAATGTCTAACCTTGATCAACATGGCTTACATGGCTGGTGTCGATGAGAAGGATACCGAAGCGGAGGCCAAGAAGAAGATGGACGATGCAAAGAAAAAACCGGTCTGCACAAAGGGCGTCTGTAAAGCAACGAAAGCTGCGACGTGCCACGGTTGCGGAACCTGA
- the tssB gene encoding type VI secretion system contractile sheath small subunit, giving the protein MSESKQKVIERNRAPRVQIAYDVEHYGSPTTIELPFVMGVMADLAGASETPEAKKSVNDRTFVETDAGRFNKFMEALGPRVKARVKNTLPVKEGEEGDEEMFVDLSFKNMSDFAPDKVAQQVPALAELLEMRRRLEELLGYMDGKVDAEKRIAQLLNNEPLLAQAAEEAMKVNEGKES; this is encoded by the coding sequence ATGAGTGAAAGCAAGCAGAAGGTCATCGAGAGAAACCGCGCACCGCGCGTTCAGATCGCCTATGATGTCGAACATTACGGAAGCCCGACAACCATCGAACTGCCATTTGTGATGGGCGTGATGGCTGATCTGGCGGGGGCGTCAGAAACCCCTGAGGCGAAAAAATCGGTCAACGACCGCACTTTTGTCGAAACAGATGCGGGCCGTTTCAACAAGTTCATGGAGGCGCTTGGCCCACGGGTGAAGGCGCGAGTTAAGAACACGCTACCGGTCAAGGAAGGCGAAGAGGGTGACGAAGAAATGTTTGTCGACCTGTCCTTCAAGAACATGTCGGATTTCGCACCTGACAAGGTGGCGCAGCAGGTTCCGGCACTGGCCGAGCTTTTGGAGATGCGCCGCCGGTTGGAAGAATTGCTGGGGTATATGGATGGCAAGGTCGATGCCGAAAAGCGCATCGCCCAGCTTCTGAACAATGAACCGCTTTTGGCCCAGGCGGCCGAAGAAGCGATGAAGGTCAACGAAGGTAAGGAGAGCTGA
- a CDS encoding DUF6484 domain-containing protein, whose protein sequence is MDVKDRTEGVVIGMLMGFEGSNPLVVYPGNPSEEARLARALCALSAEDTGCEMALLFEDGDRTRPLIIGRIVEPVRTDAPEKPLSVVRDGETVRITAEERIELRVGKSAIIMEKDGHITIRGKHLVSHASSSNRIRGGSVNLN, encoded by the coding sequence ATGGATGTGAAAGACAGAACCGAAGGTGTTGTAATCGGCATGCTGATGGGCTTCGAGGGTTCTAACCCCCTGGTGGTTTATCCAGGGAACCCCAGCGAGGAGGCTCGCCTGGCGCGTGCACTCTGCGCTCTCTCGGCTGAGGATACAGGCTGCGAAATGGCACTCTTGTTCGAAGATGGAGATCGCACTCGTCCGCTAATAATCGGGCGAATTGTCGAACCCGTGCGAACAGATGCTCCCGAAAAACCGCTCAGCGTCGTGCGTGATGGCGAAACTGTAAGAATAACAGCCGAAGAGCGGATCGAACTGCGGGTGGGGAAATCAGCCATCATCATGGAAAAGGATGGGCACATTACTATTCGCGGTAAGCATTTGGTGTCGCATGCGTCGTCTTCGAACCGCATTCGTGGCGGTTCCGTGAACCTAAATTAA
- the tssA gene encoding type VI secretion system protein TssA, translating to MDFSSLLVTVGDDAPSGIELRNDSRFHAIERLLEPAARENRLNPDGSLNESAPLVDWQDVLDKSMALARDGRDLRLLVIVVRAVAAVEDFEGLAQGLALLTETVAEYWDSLHPELRARDDPKAAALARINALKQLENDGNGLLGDLKYSTLLNMRGLGAIAGLDLAEAALSNFEFLNRAPSGLNETEKAALLEKHKRKVNRVNAACRALAAEEAERAAAVIVAISKCETEIDKLCAQISKSGGFGSDLALSLPELSEFLAQVRASFEAGVTAMSDEDTDSATPAGESPAPAAAPAASAANGSAAVAPGAINSRRDVEKSLDAIVAFYERTEPSSPIPHLARRIRRMVSMDFLELMEEIAPSGLKEFSSVAGVDTKKK from the coding sequence ATGGATTTTTCAAGCCTCCTCGTGACGGTCGGTGACGACGCGCCCTCCGGTATCGAGCTAAGGAACGATTCAAGGTTTCATGCAATTGAGAGATTGCTCGAACCCGCCGCACGTGAGAACCGGCTGAACCCGGACGGGTCGCTTAATGAAAGCGCTCCGCTAGTGGATTGGCAGGACGTTCTGGATAAGTCGATGGCGTTGGCCCGCGACGGTCGCGACCTGCGTCTTTTGGTAATCGTTGTTCGCGCGGTTGCGGCGGTTGAGGATTTCGAGGGCCTGGCGCAAGGGCTGGCTTTGTTGACCGAGACAGTGGCGGAGTATTGGGACAGCCTGCACCCTGAATTGCGCGCGCGTGATGATCCCAAGGCGGCTGCGCTGGCGCGCATCAATGCGCTCAAGCAGCTTGAAAATGACGGCAATGGTTTGTTGGGGGATCTGAAGTATTCGACCCTGCTGAACATGCGGGGCTTGGGCGCGATTGCCGGTCTGGATTTGGCAGAAGCGGCGCTTAGCAATTTTGAGTTCCTCAACCGTGCTCCTTCCGGGTTGAACGAAACCGAGAAGGCTGCATTGCTCGAAAAGCACAAGCGCAAGGTCAATCGCGTTAACGCGGCTTGTCGTGCACTTGCCGCCGAGGAGGCAGAACGAGCGGCTGCGGTTATTGTTGCGATTTCGAAGTGCGAAACCGAGATTGATAAGCTGTGTGCACAGATTTCGAAGAGCGGCGGGTTTGGCAGTGATCTCGCGCTTTCCTTGCCGGAGTTGAGCGAGTTTCTCGCCCAGGTCAGGGCGTCGTTCGAAGCAGGAGTTACTGCAATGTCTGATGAAGACACCGACAGCGCAACCCCGGCTGGTGAAAGCCCCGCGCCCGCAGCAGCGCCTGCGGCCAGCGCAGCCAACGGATCCGCAGCGGTCGCACCTGGGGCGATCAATTCGCGTCGGGATGTTGAAAAAAGTCTTGATGCGATTGTCGCTTTTTATGAACGCACCGAACCTTCGAGCCCAATCCCGCATCTGGCGCGAAGAATACGCCGGATGGTCTCGATGGATTTTCTTGAATTGATGGAAGAGATCGCCCCATCCGGGCTGAAGGAATTCAGCTCGGTGGCGGGGGTCGACACAAAAAAGAAATAG
- a CDS encoding serine/threonine protein kinase, producing MKDPMPTDIFKLGQVLNNTYEIIGVLGRGGTGEVYLARNQINEREIAIKALNTRFSGKADYVELMKREDQMRAILHDAVVRYIECSRTDQGHVFLVMDYIDGPSLNDVMLERKVDDRDLLVIAHRVLEGLVATHKAGIVHRDLSPDNIILRGGDPEQATIIDFGIAKDTAAGAMTIVGNEFAGKYEYAAPEQLDGHADRRADLYALGASILAAHRRDVPHLGTTPGEIVRKKAEPLDTSGLSEPLRELVDWLAAPDPNKRPQSAELALVRLGTMLKPLEESGSKSTKRKRKKRSPMVPLLLVTLLIAGGLGAWLSGALDELFAPPLPLADPYELHASLNEAGVSRFSAHAPDKETAIAIRAGFAEITGQMPSDEAITLAQGMPSESWPSVAMDLVGLAASLDYWDVDVANMTAEISGVASTRAEKQRLTEEINSWGTNVGVVASLNISAGPTRLAVDKVQDSLDELATCGRLIQRDAPAADYMLNDTIIIAGDLANSDTIRDLKSTLEPQIGDRTLRFETTVLNDDLCAIRAVLPKAPTGNVSISLTDGKSGQTTLTGVFQTGDNPVVDVLLPETLDQGSLWVMVVDNTGKVFHVLPNINNTEHDIVRLGVVENGVRRVRVLWSIDEFLQDQTRLAMQVTDGDYGKSEVIAILSHKPLFDMRRPRDESVRSVAEALSEAVKLDETVLIGMASRILEARR from the coding sequence ATGAAAGACCCAATGCCGACCGACATTTTCAAGCTCGGGCAGGTTCTTAACAACACCTATGAAATCATTGGGGTTTTGGGGCGCGGCGGCACCGGCGAGGTCTATCTCGCCCGCAATCAGATCAATGAGCGTGAAATCGCAATCAAGGCATTGAACACCCGGTTTTCAGGCAAGGCCGATTACGTCGAACTGATGAAACGCGAAGATCAGATGCGCGCGATTCTGCACGACGCCGTGGTGCGCTACATCGAATGTTCGCGCACCGATCAGGGTCACGTCTTCCTGGTTATGGACTATATTGATGGCCCCTCGCTGAACGATGTCATGCTTGAACGAAAGGTCGATGATCGCGACCTTCTGGTTATTGCGCATCGGGTGCTAGAGGGATTGGTAGCTACCCACAAAGCCGGAATCGTGCACCGCGATTTGTCGCCCGACAACATCATCCTGCGCGGCGGTGACCCCGAACAGGCAACGATCATTGATTTCGGCATCGCCAAGGACACGGCTGCCGGAGCGATGACCATTGTCGGCAATGAATTTGCCGGTAAATACGAATATGCCGCGCCCGAACAGCTTGATGGTCATGCCGACCGGCGGGCCGACCTTTACGCGCTTGGCGCCTCAATTCTGGCGGCACATCGCCGCGATGTTCCCCACCTCGGCACAACGCCGGGCGAGATCGTGCGCAAAAAAGCCGAGCCTCTCGACACATCGGGCCTAAGCGAGCCTCTTCGCGAACTTGTCGACTGGCTTGCCGCGCCCGACCCAAACAAGCGCCCGCAAAGTGCTGAATTGGCGCTGGTTCGGCTCGGCACCATGCTCAAACCGCTTGAGGAAAGCGGCTCTAAAAGCACCAAACGCAAGCGCAAAAAGCGCTCTCCTATGGTGCCACTGCTCTTGGTCACCCTGCTGATCGCAGGCGGATTGGGCGCATGGCTTTCGGGTGCGCTCGATGAACTATTTGCCCCGCCCCTTCCCCTTGCCGATCCATATGAGTTGCACGCCAGTTTGAACGAAGCGGGCGTGTCGCGCTTTTCCGCCCATGCACCGGACAAAGAAACCGCCATCGCCATAAGGGCAGGTTTTGCAGAAATCACCGGACAGATGCCAAGCGACGAGGCGATTACCCTGGCCCAGGGGATGCCCTCTGAAAGCTGGCCCAGCGTAGCGATGGACCTTGTCGGTCTGGCTGCCAGCCTCGATTACTGGGACGTCGATGTTGCGAATATGACGGCCGAGATCTCTGGCGTGGCATCAACCCGCGCCGAGAAACAGCGCCTCACTGAAGAGATCAATAGCTGGGGCACCAACGTCGGTGTCGTGGCCTCGCTCAACATATCTGCCGGACCAACACGCTTGGCCGTCGACAAGGTACAGGACTCTCTTGATGAGCTGGCAACCTGCGGGCGGTTGATCCAACGCGATGCGCCCGCCGCAGATTACATGCTGAACGACACCATAATTATCGCCGGCGATCTGGCGAACTCTGACACTATCCGTGATCTGAAGTCGACGCTAGAGCCGCAAATCGGGGACCGCACTTTGCGCTTCGAGACAACTGTGTTGAACGATGATCTTTGTGCCATTCGCGCGGTCCTGCCCAAAGCCCCTACCGGAAACGTGTCAATCTCGCTGACCGACGGCAAGAGTGGGCAGACGACGCTCACGGGCGTGTTTCAAACAGGCGACAACCCAGTGGTTGACGTGTTGCTGCCCGAAACCCTTGATCAGGGATCGCTCTGGGTGATGGTGGTGGATAACACGGGCAAGGTATTCCACGTCCTGCCCAACATAAACAACACCGAACATGATATCGTGCGGCTTGGCGTGGTTGAAAATGGCGTCAGACGCGTTCGCGTGCTCTGGTCGATTGACGAGTTTCTGCAAGATCAAACCCGTCTCGCCATGCAAGTAACTGATGGCGATTATGGCAAAAGCGAAGTGATCGCCATTCTCAGCCATAAACCCCTCTTCGATATGCGACGGCCACGCGACGAAAGCGTACGCTCAGTCGCAGAAGCGCTAAGCGAAGCGGTAAAACTGGACGAAACCGTGCTCATCGGCATGGCGAGCCGCATTCTAGAGGCGCGACGCTGA